In one Aricia agestis chromosome 5, ilAriAges1.1, whole genome shotgun sequence genomic region, the following are encoded:
- the LOC121726940 gene encoding odorant receptor coreceptor-like has translation MSYPYQRYFSFHYILLRCLGLGWWHHPDENDTRNFPGFYLFYAIITELVWVGGFVGLETIDPFIGEKDIDRFMFSLSFVVTHDLTCIKLYIFFFKNKDIQAIVHTLNIDLHQFYQNNDINLKTIKTSRKLTAMFLFFGWITIANSNVYGILQDISWKAEVAQLNSSMPKPPRTLPQPIYIPWKYETNKAYISSFLLETVGILWTGHIVMIIDTFIGSLILHMSAQFLILQEAFTTAYSRTMESLIDKANKNNDMDQIEITDYSYNDDDKYESIVQSFYSKAEIDSALEKTLRHCFRQHQMLINCVEKFAVTYSYGFMTQLLSSMAAICVVMVQVSKDASSFKSVRLVTSIAFFAAMILQLALQCVTGNELTYQAGRVSEAVMSCKWERMSPRLRRSLLMTMMRAQRPLRLTAGGFANMDNACFLAIMKAAYSYYAVLSEKQN, from the exons ATGTCTTATCCTTATCAGAGATACTTCAGTTTTCACTACATCCTCCTCAGGTGCCTCGGGCTCGGCTGGTGGCATCATCCCGACGAAAATGACACCCGCAACTTTCCCGGCTTCTATTTATTCTACGCTATAATCACCGAGCTCGTCTGGGTGGGTGGCTTCGTGGGCCTCGAAACCATCGATCCCTTCATCGGAGAGAAAGACATCGACCGGTTCATGTTCAGTCTCTCCTTCGTCGTCACTCACGATCTCACCTGCATCAAACTCTACATCTTCTTCTTCAAAAACAAGGACATCCAGGCAATAGTCCACACGCTGAACATCGATTTGCACCAGTTCTATCAGAACAACGACATTAATTTGAAAACCATAAAAACTTCTCGGAAATTGACCGCCATGTTTTTGTTCTTCGGGTGGATTACGATCGCGAATTCTAACGTTTACGGTATCCTACAAGACATCAGCTGGAAGGCCGAGGTCGCTCAATTGAATAGCTCCATGCCGAAGCCGCCCAGAACTTTGCCCCAGCCGATTTACATCCCCTGGAAATATGAAACCAATAAAGCTTACATTTCATCGTTTTTGCTGGAAACAGTGGGAATCCTCTGGACGGGTCATATTGTCATGATCATTGACACGTTTATCGGCTCCCTAATTTTACACATGAGCGCCCAGTTTTTAATACTACAAGAAGCGTTCACGACTGCGTACAGCCGTACTATGGAGAGTTTGATCGATAAGGCGAATAAAAATAACGATATGGACCAAATAGAAATTACTGACTATTCTTATAACGACGATGATAAATACGAGAGCATTGTTCAGTCGTTCTACTCAAAAGCTGAAATCGATTCTGCTTTGGAAAAAACCTTGCGACATTGTTTTCGCCAACATCAAATGTTGATCAA TTGCGTGGAGAAATTCGCTGTGACTTATTCGTATGGGTTCATGACACAGCTGCTTTCGAGTATGGCTGCAATCTGCGTAGTTATGGTACAGGTTTCG AAAGACGCGTCCAGCTTCAAGTCTGTGCGGTTGGTGACGTCTATAGCGTTTTTTGCCGCTATGATACTGCAGCTGGCCCTACAGTGTGTCACCGGGAACGAACTCACTTACCAA GCAGGTCGCGTCTCCGAAGCCGTGATGTCGTGTAAGTGGGAGAGGATGTCACCCCGGCTGCGGAGGTCGTTACTGATGACGATGATGCGGGCGCAGCGGCCTCTCCGCCTGACCGCCGGCGGGTTCGCCAACATGGACAACGCTTGCTTCCTCGCG ataatGAAAGCAGCATATTCGTACTACGCTGTTTTAAGCgagaaacaaaattaa